The following nucleotide sequence is from Bradyrhizobium roseum.
TAGCGCGCAGAGGAGCAGCCAGCGCACCAAGACAAACAAGATCATTTCAAAGGTAATGGGCATGGCGGAGCTAGCCTAACAAACGCCGTTGAAGTTTCACGGCGTGTCCAGGCAATGACGCAACTTAGGGTAAATAAAGTTGCAAGCCGCGGCCTTCAGCCCGCCGCCATCTCCGAACGGATTTCCGCCCGCAATTCGTCGATCAGCTTGAGGCCGTTCTTGGTCTCGACATGCCAGAACGTCCAGCCGTTGCAGGCGGGCGCGCCCTGGGCCACCGCGCCGATGCGGTGGATCGAGCCGACCTTGTCGCCGAGCATGATGGCGCCGTCGGCGCGAACCAGCGCGCCGTGGCGCTTCTTGGAATCGACCAGTTTGGTGCCGGGCGGGATCATGCCGCGCTCGATCAGTTCGGAGAACGCCACGCGGGGCGCTTCGCGCGCGGTCATGAACGGCGCCAGCGTCGCCTCGGGCAGCGGTTCCACCGCGGCGATGCGCGCTTCCGCCGCAGCCGCATAGGTCCTGTCGCGCTCGAAGCCGATGTAGCGGCGGCCGAGACGTTTTGCCACGGCCCCGGTGGTGCCGGTGCCGTTGAAGGGATCGATCACGAGATCGCCGGGTTTCGACGACGACAGCAGCACGCGCGCCAAAAGGCCTTCGGGCTTCTGGGTCGGGTGCACTTTCTTGCCGTCCTCGCCCTTGAGGCGCTCTTCGCCGGTGCAAAGCGGGATCAGCCAGTCGGAACGCGCCTGCACGTCCTCGTTGGCGGCCTTCAGGGCTTCGTAATTGAACGTGTATCCCTTGGCCTTCTCGTCGCGCGCCGCCCAGATCATGGTTTCATGGGCATTGGTGAAGCGGCGGCCGCGGAAATTCGGCATCGGATTGGTCTTGCGCCAGACGATGTCGTTGAGGACCCAGAAGCCGAGGTCCTGCATGATCGAACCGACGCGGAAAATATTGTGGTAGGAGCCGATCACCCACAACGTCGCCGACGGTTTCATGATGCGGCGGCAGGCGAGCAGCCAGGCGCGGGTGAAATCGTCATAGGCGGCGAAGGATGAGAACTTGTCCCAGTCGTTATTGACGGCATCGACATGGGATTCGTCGGGGCGTTTCAGTTCGCCCTTCAGCTGCAGGTTATACGGCGGATCTGCAAACACCAGATCGACCGAACCGGCCGGAAGCTTCGACATCTCGGCGACGCAATCGCCAATGACGATGCGAGCGTTCGACTCGGATTCAAATTTAGTGCGGGGCGCCCTTACGGACGCCCCGCGACGCGACACTACCATGACTCAATTACTCTGACTCAGGCGACGCTGTCGGCGACGCGGGACTAAAACAACCGACTGCCCGTACAGTGAATGGGCAAAGTAAAAATCGACTTAATCGGTAGAGTTGCTGAGAAGAGATTGCCGAGGAAACGTCGAAAGGTGTCCGCTCTAGGCAAATATTGCCGGGCAGGATATTGATTAATGGAATGGAAATTTTACGTGATTGCTGCGTTGGGTATTTGAGCCAACAGCCCGGGGACGAGGACACACCGCCATGCGCTACGATGATTTCCGCCGCAGCGACAGTATCGATGACCGTCGCGACGATAGCGGTGGTGGCGGAGGCGGCGG
It contains:
- a CDS encoding site-specific DNA-methyltransferase, with protein sequence MVVSRRGASVRAPRTKFESESNARIVIGDCVAEMSKLPAGSVDLVFADPPYNLQLKGELKRPDESHVDAVNNDWDKFSSFAAYDDFTRAWLLACRRIMKPSATLWVIGSYHNIFRVGSIMQDLGFWVLNDIVWRKTNPMPNFRGRRFTNAHETMIWAARDEKAKGYTFNYEALKAANEDVQARSDWLIPLCTGEERLKGEDGKKVHPTQKPEGLLARVLLSSSKPGDLVIDPFNGTGTTGAVAKRLGRRYIGFERDRTYAAAAEARIAAVEPLPEATLAPFMTAREAPRVAFSELIERGMIPPGTKLVDSKKRHGALVRADGAIMLGDKVGSIHRIGAVAQGAPACNGWTFWHVETKNGLKLIDELRAEIRSEMAAG